TTTCTTGAATATAACAAAAATAGGCTGAAGCATCATCTGGAGTCATATATAAACGGAGGAGGATTTCCCGAGACTCTTGGAAAAAATGAATATGAAGCAAAGGCCATTCTAACACATATATACAATGACATTTTGTCAAGAGATATTGTATCAAGGCACAATGTTTCGTTTGAAACTGCGAGGAAAATAAGCTACTTTCTTCTAAGCAATTCTTCCAAAGAATTTTCTTACAGGAAAATCGCCGGCGCCCTTGCCATAAGCGTTGAAACGGCAGAAAAATACGTAAGCTATCTTACAGAATCTTTCATGCTGATTACCCTAAATTGTTTTTCGTTTAAAATTCCGGTCCAGTTCAAGCAGAATAAAAAAGCATATTGTATCGATACGGGCCTGAAAAACGCAGTTTCTTTTAAGATTTCAGAAGACAAAGGAAGGCTGTATGAAAATGCGGTTTTGGCAGAACTAAAAAGAAAAGGCAAAGAAGTCTATTACTGGAAAGATGAGAAAAAAAGAGAAATTGATTTTTTAGTAAAAGAAGGCGAAAAAATAACTGAATTAATTCAAGTATGCTGGAATTTGGGCGACAAAAAAACCAAAGAACGAGAAATAAACGGCTTAATAGAAGGAATGAATCAATTTGGGCTTAAAGGCGGGATAATCATAACGGAAAATTATGAAGGAAAAGAAAATATTGACGGAAATAAAATATTCTTCATACCTTTATGGAAGTGGCTTTTGGTACATCTGATTTGAACTACGTATAAAGACGGCTTGAAAAGATTAGAAAGAAACTAAGGGAATAAAATATCCATACGATAAAAATCATCTTCTATATATACATAAATTCCCAATAATACGTCATGATTCAAAAGAAAAATAAGGAAATTAAACAGGATAAACTGATTCTTTGGTTCAGCGAAATACGAAATACCGACGTCGCTGTTGTTGGCGGAAAAAACGCTTCTCTTGGTGAAATGTACTCAAACCTGACAAAAAAAGGCGTTAATATCCCTAACGGATTTGCAGTTACTGCTCAGGCTTACAAATTATTCCTTAAAGAAAGCGGCATCGAAAAAAGGATGCGCGAAATTCTCTCGGACCTTGATGTCGGAAATCTAAAAAATCTCCAAGCGCGCGGAAAAAAGGTGCGAAAAACAATACTTGCAGCAGAATTTCCGGCAGAACTGAAAAAAGAAATAGCTGCATCATACAAAACGCTCTGTAAAGAATACGGACCCAACACTGATGTTGCAGTGCGCTCATCAGCTACAGCAGAAGACCTTCCGGACGCAAGCTTTGCAGGCCAGCAGGAAACTTACCTCAATATCCATGGCGTGGATGCTCTTCTTATCGCAGCAAAAAAATGCTTCTCATCGCTTTTCACAGACCGCGCGATATCCTACCGCCATACAAAAAAATTCGGCCAGTTCGCAGTATATCTTTCAATAGGCGTGCAGAAAATGGTGCGCTCTGACCTTGCATGCTCGGGCGTAATGTTTACAATAGATACTGAAAGCGGATTCCGCGATGTGGCACTTGTCACAGGCTCATACGGCCTTGGAGAAAACATTGTGCAGGGGCGAGTGGATCCCGACCAGTTCTATGTGCACAAGCCAACGCTAAGACTTGGCAAAAAGCCGATAATTTCGCGCGTGATTGGAAGCAAGGATGTGCGCATGATATATTCAAACAACAAGTCAAAGCCCACAGTAAATGTAAAAACATCTTTGCAAGATGCCGGAAAATTCTGCATAACAAACTCGGAAGTCCTGAATCTTGCGAAATGGGGCTGTATAATCGAGGACCACTACAAAAAGCCTATGGATATAGAATGGGCAAAAGACGGAAGAACCGGGAAGATCTTCATTGTTCAGGCAAGGCCGGAAACAGTTCAATCACGGCGCGATGTAAATGTTCTTGAGAAGTATTCGCTCCTCCAGAAAGGAAAGATTCTTATCACCGGTTTAAGCGTAGGCGAAAAAATCGGCGCTGGAAAAGCAGGTGTGATTAAGGATGTCAAGAACATCAACCAGTTCAAAAAAGGCGATGTCCTTGTGACTGAAATGACAGACCCTGACTGGGAGCCAATAATGAGAATGTCTTCTGCAATTGTAACTGAAAAAGGCGGAAGGACATGCCATGCAGCAATAATTTCAAGAGAGCTTGGAATACCGTGCGTTGTCGGAACAGGCAACTGCACAAAAGTTCTTAAAAGCGGCAAAATGATAACAGTCTCATGCGCAGAAGGCGAAGCCGGGTATGTGTATGAAGGCGCGCTTAAATTCAATGTGAAGAAAACCAACTTGAAAAATCTGCCTGAGCTGAAAACAAAAATTATGCTAAATGTCGGAAATCCCGAGCAGGCATTTGACGATTCGTTCATCCCAAACGACGGAGTGGGGCTTGCGCGCGAAGAATTCATAATCATGTCGTACATAAAGGTGCATCCGCTTGCGCTTCTTAATTACAGATCATCTCGTTCCACTCGAAGCTTTTTGACCAAAGGTCAAAAATCCCTTGACGCAAAACTGAAAAAGGAAATAGATGACCTTACAAAAGGATATACTGACAAGGCGAAGTTCTTCGTGGATAAACTTGCAGAAGGCATTGGAACAATAGGTGCGGCATTCTATCCCAAAGACGTCATTGTTAGATTATCTGATTTCAAGACAAACGAATATGCAAATCTTGTCGGTGGCAGCGCGTATGAGCCAAAGGAAGAGAATCCGATGATAGGCTGGCGCGGCGCATCAAGATATTATGATGACAAGTACAAGGCTGCGTTTGCGCTTGAATGCAAGGCGCTGAAGAAGGTGCGCGATGAATTCGGGCTGAATAATGTCAAAATAATGATTCCATTCTGCAGGACTCCTGAGGAAGGTAAAAAAGTCATTGCGGAAATGGGAAAAAACGGCCTTAAGCAGCATGAAAACGGGCTTGAAATATATGTCATGTGCGAAATACCGTCAAATGTTATACTTGCAGACAAGTTCTCTGAAATTTTTGACGGATTTTCTATCGGAAGCAATGATTTAACTCAGCTGACTTTAGGAATTGACCGCGATTCGGGAATTGTAACGCATATCGCAAACGAGAAAAACGAGGCTGTAAAAAGAATGATATGCGCGGTGATAAAAGTTGCCAAGCAATATAAAAGAAAAATCGGCATTTGCGGGCAGGCGCCAAGCGATTTTCCGGATTTCGCGGAATTCTTGATTGAACAGGGCATCGACTCAATATCACTGAATCCTGACAGCGTAATAAAGACGCGCATGATGCTTGGGGAAATGCAGAAGACACGGAATGGCGCGCTGGTTAAGAAGGTTTGCAGTTGATGCATATTGAATAACGCCGATGCCTAATATGCAATGGCACATTTCATGAAAGAGAAATGGCTTTAAAATGTGAGGGGCGGCTAATGAAATGCAGGAGATTGGAACTAGGGGATATGGCGTATGGTGTCATTATAGAGGATGAAGGAAAGAGACTTATAGCGAACTGTATGGGATTCAGGGAATGGTGGAACCCAAAGACAAATAAAATTATGCATGGACTGATGCCGCGTGATGAAGATATAGGATATATAAAAAAGGCATATGATTATGGAATATCAGAGATAAAAGAAATGGAACAAAAGATTGAAAATGGAGAAGTACCGTTTAAAGTGAATATTATCGAAAGGATAAACATTATGGTTGTGGGTAAAACGATATTACTGAAGATGTTGAATGAAAGAAGGAATTTTTGGGTGGAATGGAAGAAGGACTATGAAGAGAAATTAGGTGGGGGTATAGACACTCCAATTACATTTAAAGTATTTCTCAAGGCGCAAGAAAGATTCAGAAAATCAAAAAACCTCGCGCAACATTAATTAATCTTTGCGCGAAATATAACAAGTGAATTCTATGGCATCTGAAAATATTTTCGAAAAAGCATTCCAACGCCTTGAAAAGGCGATGAAATACGTCGAAATCAGCGACGATGCGCGCGCAATTCTGTCCGCGCCAAAAGAAACCTTATCATTCTCAATACCGGTTCGCATGGATTCCGGAAAAATTCAGGTATTCAACGGATACAGAGTTCATTACAATGACGCGCGAGGCCCTTACAAAGGCGGAATACGATACCATCCGAATGTTTCGCTTGATGAAGTCATTGCGCTTTCTTTCTGGATGGCATTCAAATGCGCTGTTGCAGACATTCCTTACGGCGGCGCCAAAGGCGGCGTAGTTATAGACCCGAAAAAGCTTTCGCGGGCAGAGCTTGAGCGCCTGAGCAGAGGGTATATTCGCGGAGTCTATAAATTCATCGGCGTTGATACTGATATTCCCGCGCCCGACGTTTATACCAATGCAGAAATCATGGGCTGGATGATGGATGAATACGCACAGATATATGGAAAGCAGATTCCGGGAGTCATAACCGGAAAGCCAATCGCTCTTGGCGGCTCACTCGGACGCGACGATGCAACAGCAAGAGGCGGATTCATAGTTATGAAAGAACTTGCGACAATTCTTAAAATGGAGCCAAAGATTACGCGAGTAGCAATACAAGGATTCGGCAATGCAGGAGCTCATTTGGCGCGCCTTATGCATAATGCCGGATACCTCATTGTTGCAATAAGTGATTCAAAAGGCGGGATCTATAACAAAGAAGGCCTTGACATAACTGTTGTGGAAGCGCATAAAGAAAAAACTGGCAATGTGCAGAACGTTCATGGTGCAAAAAATATCACAAATGAAGAGCTGCTTGAAGTCGAATGCGAAATACTTGCCCCTTCTGCACTTGAAAATCAATTGACTAAAAACAATGCTGCAAAAGTAAAAGCAAAAGTAGTGCTTGAGCTTGCAAACGGACCCACAACTCCTGAAGCTGACGAAATACTTACGAAAAAAGGCGTTTTGGTTGTTCCCGACATTCTTGCAAATGCAGGCGGTGTAACTGTAAGCTATTTCGAATGGGTGCAGAACCGCGAAGGATATTACTGGACACTTCCCGAAGTGCATGAGCGCCTTGCAAAGAAAATGACGTCTGCATTTCACGGGATTTATGAGCTATCCGCGCGCGAAAAAATCGACATGAGAACTGCGGCGTATGTTATCGGGTTGCAGCGGCTTGTAAAGGCGATTGATGCGAGGATTTAATTATGTTTCTTTTGATTAATTTCAATTGCTGGACGAAGTTTAACTGAAATTACCCGTAAAATAGCGGCGAACTGAAGAATGATCCCGATAAACATTATCAAAAGCCCGTTTGCCATTGTAAATATTGGGGTGAAACACAATTGAATTACATTAATTGGTGGTGGCAATGCAAATGGAAGTTCACTCATACTATTATTATGATATTGTCTCATATGATTATAAATCGCTCTATTCACAAACTCCCGTGACTGATTGAATATGTACCTCATATCTGAATTAGGAATCGCATTTTCAGCAATACATGAAACATCATATAGTTTTGGTGCTGTTGCACAATTCGCAGAGCACATACACCTTAGCGTTATCTGCAAAGCTAAAACCGAGTCATTCAAAATTCTTGCGTTCAACGCTAAGATTTGAGCAAGAATTTTGGCATATATAAATCTTATGCAGCGGCACCTATAGTTTTGGATAAACAAAAAAATCATACCCTCCTTTCAACATCAGAACGGTTCCAGAAAGATACAGCAAAAATATGAAAATCATTGAAAATCTGCTAGAGAATTTATTGTTTTTAAAAGAACGCTTTTTTGGATGTTTCATAGCGTTATTTGTATATTTGCGTATATAAAGATTCTAGTAATGCATAATAATTATTTCTTCGCTTGCGCCTCTGCCACATTATTTCGTTTCCGCATCATCAACCGGAAACGAATTTAATCCGTCTGCAGTAAGATATATTATTAGCGCGTCCTCAACAGCGGTTTTCAAATCCCTACTTGAGATATAAACCTCGTTGGTTTCTGCATCCTGCTCAATGTTCAATGACTGGACTATTTTATATATCTCCCGGTATGCAGGATCCACAGATTCTTTATGAAGTGCCTTAACAATCATGGCTTTTTGAAAAAGGCGATGCGGCTCTCCTGTTTGTGTATCAATCATTCTATACGAATCAAAAACCATATAGCCATTGCCGGTTTTTTCGTAATAAAAATGCATATCATGAAATCCCTTGGCCACGAGCTTTGACCGCAGCTCGACAAACAAAACAGCAGCGCTCTTTAAATCCTCCCTGACTTTCTCGATAATCGGAATGACTATCGTTCCCATAATCGCATTATACACAACAGGATTTAAGACAAGGCTCTGCCGTATTTTGTCAGAAAGGCATTTTATGCGGATTAGATGGCCTTCTTCTGTAAAAGAAATAAGATTTGGAGCTTCAAAATGCCCTGGGTCCGGCACAAATTTATATGTACCTTGAGCGAAAAATTCAGGAAAGGTGAGGCGCACACCATATCTTTCAAAGCCTTCGGTCGACCTGTTAATCTCGCTCATTTCCATGCACCAGTTATATATTTGTAGCTTATGATTATATATTGTTTTTAAGCCGCGTATTTGTTTCAATAATCGCCCAGTAATTATTTCCTTCCCGCCACGCTTTATTTACTTTCAATTCAGCTTTTTTCGCAAGCATTTCCAGCTCAGCCTTGCGAAAGAGATGATAAAACCGCGGATGTTTTGAGGGTTTGGAGCCCTCAAAAGCTTCGAGTGAAGCGTTAGCGGAACGAGATGATTCATTATTCCAGCCCAGCTGGATA
The Nanoarchaeota archaeon genome window above contains:
- a CDS encoding Glu/Leu/Phe/Val dehydrogenase, producing MASENIFEKAFQRLEKAMKYVEISDDARAILSAPKETLSFSIPVRMDSGKIQVFNGYRVHYNDARGPYKGGIRYHPNVSLDEVIALSFWMAFKCAVADIPYGGAKGGVVIDPKKLSRAELERLSRGYIRGVYKFIGVDTDIPAPDVYTNAEIMGWMMDEYAQIYGKQIPGVITGKPIALGGSLGRDDATARGGFIVMKELATILKMEPKITRVAIQGFGNAGAHLARLMHNAGYLIVAISDSKGGIYNKEGLDITVVEAHKEKTGNVQNVHGAKNITNEELLEVECEILAPSALENQLTKNNAAKVKAKVVLELANGPTTPEADEILTKKGVLVVPDILANAGGVTVSYFEWVQNREGYYWTLPEVHERLAKKMTSAFHGIYELSAREKIDMRTAAYVIGLQRLVKAIDARI
- a CDS encoding ATP-binding protein translates to MIDDSIRRWNVWWANPDALQSMAGINREITPKISEMGGLRHIKDLIGVRRSGKTTVMYQIIKNLIEEGANAKNITLLNFDDPEINSLPLNEVLDAVEKINPNIEYLFLDEIQQKDGWEKWVRVFYDTNRFKRIFVTGSSASILSEDIGRVLTGRHLTFAVFPFSFKEYLQFSDWKNFDPDFLEYNKNRLKHHLESYINGGGFPETLGKNEYEAKAILTHIYNDILSRDIVSRHNVSFETARKISYFLLSNSSKEFSYRKIAGALAISVETAEKYVSYLTESFMLITLNCFSFKIPVQFKQNKKAYCIDTGLKNAVSFKISEDKGRLYENAVLAELKRKGKEVYYWKDEKKREIDFLVKEGEKITELIQVCWNLGDKKTKEREINGLIEGMNQFGLKGGIIITENYEGKENIDGNKIFFIPLWKWLLVHLI
- the ppsA gene encoding phosphoenolpyruvate synthase, translating into MIQKKNKEIKQDKLILWFSEIRNTDVAVVGGKNASLGEMYSNLTKKGVNIPNGFAVTAQAYKLFLKESGIEKRMREILSDLDVGNLKNLQARGKKVRKTILAAEFPAELKKEIAASYKTLCKEYGPNTDVAVRSSATAEDLPDASFAGQQETYLNIHGVDALLIAAKKCFSSLFTDRAISYRHTKKFGQFAVYLSIGVQKMVRSDLACSGVMFTIDTESGFRDVALVTGSYGLGENIVQGRVDPDQFYVHKPTLRLGKKPIISRVIGSKDVRMIYSNNKSKPTVNVKTSLQDAGKFCITNSEVLNLAKWGCIIEDHYKKPMDIEWAKDGRTGKIFIVQARPETVQSRRDVNVLEKYSLLQKGKILITGLSVGEKIGAGKAGVIKDVKNINQFKKGDVLVTEMTDPDWEPIMRMSSAIVTEKGGRTCHAAIISRELGIPCVVGTGNCTKVLKSGKMITVSCAEGEAGYVYEGALKFNVKKTNLKNLPELKTKIMLNVGNPEQAFDDSFIPNDGVGLAREEFIIMSYIKVHPLALLNYRSSRSTRSFLTKGQKSLDAKLKKEIDDLTKGYTDKAKFFVDKLAEGIGTIGAAFYPKDVIVRLSDFKTNEYANLVGGSAYEPKEENPMIGWRGASRYYDDKYKAAFALECKALKKVRDEFGLNNVKIMIPFCRTPEEGKKVIAEMGKNGLKQHENGLEIYVMCEIPSNVILADKFSEIFDGFSIGSNDLTQLTLGIDRDSGIVTHIANEKNEAVKRMICAVIKVAKQYKRKIGICGQAPSDFPDFAEFLIEQGIDSISLNPDSVIKTRMMLGEMQKTRNGALVKKVCS